A single region of the Sorghum bicolor cultivar BTx623 chromosome 9, Sorghum_bicolor_NCBIv3, whole genome shotgun sequence genome encodes:
- the LOC8077130 gene encoding protein trichome berefringence-like 7, giving the protein MVAPGSSRGGPSRVAARGGVAAPGSPRASSAATAFAALRRRWRWAAPSGASALERAARAFLLASAALVLACALYLYVFRYVGRGGRARAFAAAGFVGDDAGLGLGLGGGACDVFDGAWVPDDTGRHPLYNSSECPFAERGFDCLANGRNDTGYLKWRWKPRRCDVPRFAARTALERLRGKRVVFVGDSMSRTQWESFICMLMAGVDDPRTVFEVNGNEITKTIRHLAVRFASHGLTVEFFRSVFLVQEHPAPRHAPKRVKSTLRLDRMDNFSRKWVNSDVLIFNTGHWWTATKLFDMGCYFQAGRSLKLGTSIDAGFRMALETWASWVQKRVDLNRTHVFFRTYEPSHWGDTSQKVCEVTEQPSSEAKGNDKSEFGAILADVVTNMKVPITVLNVTLMGAFRSDAHVGTWSYPPTILDCSHWCLPGVPDAWNELIFSYLLTNGWRNMEG; this is encoded by the exons ATGGTGGCCCCGGGAAGTAGCCGGGGCGGCCCGTCGCGCGTAGCGGCGCGGGGCGGCGTTGCCGCGCCCGGGAGCCCGCGAGCCTCTTCTGCGGCGACCGCGTTCGCGGCGCTCCGGCGCAGGTGGCGGTGGGCGGCGCCCTCGGGCGCGTCGGCGCTGGAGCGCGCGGCCCGCGCGTTCCTCCTGGCCTCCGCGGCGCTCGTGCTCGCCTGCGCGCTCTACCTCTACGTGTTCCGCTACGTCGGCCGGGGAGGTCGCGCTCGCGCCTTCGCCGCCGCGGGCTTCGTCGGGGACGACGCCGGCCTGGGCCTGGGCCTTGGCGGCGGGGCGTGCGACGTGTTCGACGGCGCCTGGGTGCCCGACGACACCGGCCGACACCCGCTCTACAACAGCTCCGAGTGCCCGTTCGCGGAGCGCGGGTTCGACTGCCTCGCCAACGGGCGGAACGACACTGGCTACCTCAAGTGGCGGTGGAAGCCGCGCCGGTGCGACGTGCCGCGGTTCGCGGCCCGCACCGCGCTGGAGCGGCTCCGCGGGAAGCGGGTGGTGTTCGTGGGGGACTCCATGAGCCGCACACAGTGGGAATCCTTCATCTGCATGCTCATGGCCGGCGTGGATGATCCCAGGACGGTCTTCGAGGTGAACGGGAACGAGATCACCAAGACGATACGGCACCTGGCGGTCAGGTTCGCGTCTCACGGCCTCACCGTGGAGTTCTTCCGGTCCGTGTTCCTCGTGCAGGAGCATCCTGCCCCACGGCATGCCCCCAAGAGGGTCAAATCCACATTGAGGCTGGACAGGATGGATAATTTCAGCCGGAAATGGGTGAATTCGGACGTACTGATTTTCAACACTGGGCATTGGTGGACGGCGACCAAATTGTTTGATAT GGGTTGCTATTTTCAGGCTGGACGTTCTCTTAAATTAGGTACATCTATCGATGCTGGTTTCAGGATGGCACTGGAGACCTGGGCCTCATGGGTACAAAAAAGAGTTGATTTAAACCGAACGCATGTCTTCTTTCGCACATATGAGCCATCTCATTGGGG GGACACAAGCCAAAAGGTGTGTGAGGTAACAGAGCAGCCTTCATCAGAGGCCAAAGGAAATGATAAGAGTGAATTTGGGGCTATACTTGCTGATGTTgtaaccaacatgaaagttcctATCACAGTACTAAATGTAACTTTAATGGGAGCGTTCCGAAGTGATGCACATGTTGGCACTTGGAGTTATCCTCCCACTATACTTGATTGCAGCCATTGGTGTCTTCCTGGAGTCCCTGATGCTTGGAACGAACTTATCTTTTCGTACCTTTTgacaaatg GTTGGCGAAACATGGAGGGCTGA
- the LOC8058479 gene encoding protein trichome berefringence-like 7, whose protein sequence is MTMVCSAAIADSIRMAGFNLEEAADGIKFQKPHKINKTCLLTAPTCALQRASSAATAFAALRRRWRWWAPSGASTLERAARAFLLASAALVQACALYYVFRYVGRGCRARAEFAAAGFVGDTGLGLGLGGGACDVFDGAWVPDDTVRHPLYNSSECPFAERGFDCLANGRNDTGYLKWRWKPRRCDVPRFAARAALERLRGKRVVFVGDSMSRTQCQSFICMLMAGVDDPRTVFEVNGNKITKTIRHLAVRFASHGLTVEFFRSVFLVQQEHSAPWHAPKGVKSTLRLDRMDNLTRKWVDSDVLIFNTGHWWTATKLFDTGCYFQAGHSLKLGTSIDAGFRMALETWASWVHKRVDLNRTHVFFRTYEPSHWGDTRQKVCEVTEQPSSEAKGNDKSEFGAIFADVVTNMKVPITVLNVTLMGAFRSDAHVGAWSYPPTILDCSHWCLPGVPDAWNELMFSYLLTNGWRNMAG, encoded by the exons ATGACGATGGTTTGCTCGGCCGCCATCGCCGACTCCATCCGTATGGCCGGCTTCAACCTCGAGGAGGCCGCCGACGGT ATCAAATTCCAGAAGCcacataaaataaataaaacctGTCTGTTGACGGCTCCAACGTGTGCTCTCCAGCGCGCCTCTTCTGCCGCGACCGCTTTCGCGGCGCTCCGGCGCAGGTGGCGGTGGTGGGCGCCCTCGGGCGCGTCGACGCTGGAGCGCGCGGCCCGCGCGTTCCTCCTGGCCTCCGCGGCGCTCGTGCAAGCCTGCGCGCTCTACTACGTGTTCCGCTACGTCGGCCGGGGATGTCGCGCTCGCGCCGAATTCGCCGCCGCGGGCTTCGTCGGGGACACCGGCCTGGGCCTGGGCCTTGGCGGCGGGGCGTGCGACGTGTTCGACGGCGCCTGGGTGCCCGACGACACCGTCCGCCACCCGCTCTACAACAGCTCCGAGTGCCCGTTCGCGGAGCGCGGGTTCGACTGCCTCGCCAACGGGCGGAACGACACTGGATACCTCAAGTGGCGGTGGAAGCCGCGCCGGTGCGACGTTCCGCGGTTCGCGGCCCGCGCCGCGCTGGAGCGGCTCCGCGGGAAGCGGGTGGTGTTCGTGGGGGACTCCATGAGCCGCACACAGTGTCAATCCTTCATCTGCATGCTCATGGCCGGCGTGGATGACCCCAGGACGGTCTTCGAGGTGAACGGGAACAAGATCACCAAGACGATACGGCACCTGGCGGTCAGGTTCGCGTCTCACGGCCTCACCGTGGAGTTCTTCCGGTCCGTGTTCCTCGTGCAGCAGGAGCATTCTGCCCCGTGGCATGCCCCCAAGGGGGTCAAATCCACATTGAGGCTGGACAGGATGGATAATTTAACCCGGAAATGGGTGGATTCGGACGTACTGATTTTCAACACTGGGCATTGGTGGACGGCGACCAAATTGTTTGATAC GGGTTGCTATTTTCAGGCCGGACATTCTCTTAAATTAGGTACATCCATCGATGCTGGTTTCAGGATGGCACTGGAGACCTGGGCCTCATGGGTACACAAAAGAGTTGATTTAAACCGAACACATGTCTTCTTTCGCACATATGAGCCATCTCATTGGGG GGACACAAGACAAAAGGTGTGTGAGGTAACAGAGCAGCCTTCATCAGAGGCCAAAGGAAATGATAAGAGTGAATTTGGGGCTATATTTGCTGATGTTgtaaccaacatgaaagttcctATCACAGTACTAAATGTAACTTTAATGGGAGCGTTCCGAAGTGATGCACATGTTGGCGCTTGGAGTTATCCTCCCACTATACTTGATTGCAGCCACTGGTGTCTTCCTGGAGTCCCTGATGCTTGGAACGAACTCATGTTTTCGTACCTTTTgacaaatg GTTGGCGAAACATGGCGGGCTGA
- the LOC8077129 gene encoding DEAD-box ATP-dependent RNA helicase 17 isoform X1 — MSKKLGKLPPPAAAHEEAREELFASCSFADLGLHPTLCAHLQDKMSFEAPTRIQAQAIPVAISGQHMLVKAATGTGKTLAYLAPIVHLLQMREPRVDRTHGTFALVLVPTRELCLQVYGIAQQLVHRFHWIVPGYIMGGENRAKEKARLRKGISILIATPGRLLDHLQHTASFVYSNLQWIVFDEADSILELGFGKAVEDILEHLGSRNGAPGQIKSKGEHIRRQNLLLSATLNEKVNRLAKISLRNPVMIGLDDQNKPSGKSNNVGNNHTSLLSDDEEDEMMGKQNDLVEHAVDDFKLPAQLVQRYVKVSCGSRLVVLLTILKSLFERQVSQKVVVFFSTCDSVDFHHTVLSQLKWSSDPHLDIDKKQNFLSCKVFRLHGNMEQDDRKKSFLGFGSEKSAILVSTDIAARGLDFPKVKYIIQYDSPGEASEYVHRVGRTARIGEKGEALLFLQPIELDYLKDLELHGVSLTEYPFQRVLDSFPVNGQKPHKRKLISLDMHPWIMSLQRSLEAFVAAEDATKKLARDAFCSWVRAYTAHRGELKKIFMVKKLHLGHVARSFGLKEQPSLVGRSHQMQLKKRKKEQKRERPAKRRKLPSKK; from the exons ATGTCCAAGAAGCTCGGCAAGctaccgccgccggcggcggcgcatgAGGAGGCGAGAGAAGAGCTGTTTGCTTCATGCTCTTTTGCCGACCTCGGCCTCCACCCTACCCTCTGTGCCCACCTTCAAG aTAAGATGAGTTTCGAAGCACCCACGCGAATTCAAGCTCAGGCAATTCCAGTCGCCATTTCGGGACAGCACAT GCTAGTGAAGGCTGCAACTGGCACTGGGAAAACTCTCGCATACCTTGCACCCATTGTGCACCTTCTCCAGATGAGGGAGCCTCGTGTGGATAGAACTCATGGAACCTTTG CATTGGTACTTGTGCCAACACGAGAGCTATGCTTACAGGTTTACGGGATTGCACAGCAGCTGGTTCATCGTTTTCACTGGATTGTCCCTGGGTATATCATGGGTGGGGAGAACAGAGCAAAAGAGAAAGCAAGACTGCGGAAAG GAATATCAATTCTCATTGCTACCCCTGGGCGCCTTCTTGACCATTTACAGCATACTGCTTCATTTGTCTATTCAAATCTGCAGTGGATAGTTTTTGATGAAGCTGACAG CATTCTTGAACTTGGTTTTGGAAAAGCAGTTGAGGATATTCTAGAGCACTTGGGTTCAAGGAATGGCGCCCCTGGCCAAATTAAAAGCAAAGGGGAGCATATCCGAAGGCAAAACCTTCTCTTATCCGCAACTCTTAATGAGAAGGTGAATCGGTTGGCAAAAATTAGTTTGAGAAACCCAGTGATGATCGGCCTTGATGATCAAAACAAGCCTTCGGGGAAATCAAACAATGTAGGGAACAATCATACTTCTCTATTATCTGATGATGAGGAGGATGAAATGATGGGAAAGCAGAATGATTTAGTGGAACATGCGGTTGATGATTTCAAGCTTCCTGCACAATTGGTTCAAAGATATGTTAAAG TTTCATGTGGTTCGAGGCTTGTGGTTCTTCTTACGATTCTCAAATCTCTATTTGAAAGACAAGTCTCTCAGAAG GTTGTTGTTTTCTTCTCAACCTGTGACTCTGTAGATTTCCACCATACAGTACTCAGCCAGCTCAAGTGGAGCTCTGACCCACATCTTGATATTGATAAGAAGCAAAATTTTCTTAGCTGTAAAGTGTTCCGTTTGCATGGCAACATGGAGCAAGATGATCGCAAGAAGTCatttttgggttttggttcTGAGAAATCAGCAATTCTTGTATCTACCGATATTGCTGCTAGGGGCTTGGACTTTCCAAAAGTCAAGTACATCATACAATACGATTCTCCAGGAGAAGCTTCTGAATACGTTCACAG GGTTGGAAGAACTGCAAGAATTGGTGAAAAGGGTGAGGCTCTCCTCTTTCTGCAACCTATTGAACTTGACTACTTGAAAGATCTGGAGCTACACGGTGTATCACTGACAGAATACCCCTTTCAAAGGGTTTTGGATAGTTTCCCTGTAAATGGGCAGAAACCCCACAAAAGGAAGCTAATATCCTTAGACATGCATCCTTGGATAATGTCTCTGCAGAGATCACTTGAGGCTTTTGTTGCAGCTGAG GATGCAACAAAGAAGCTTGCCAGGGATGCCTTCTGCTCCTGGGTTCGTGCCTACACTGCCCACCGAGGTGAACTGAAGAAAATTTTCATGGTGAAGAAGCTCCACCTGGGCCATGTAGCGAGGAGCTTCGGGCTGAAGGAGCAGCCGTCGCTGGTTGGAAGGTCACATCAGATGCAGCTTAAGAAGAGGAAGAAAGAGCAGAAGCGTGAGCGGCCTGCCAAGAGGAGGAAGCTTCCCTCTAAGAAGTGA
- the LOC8077129 gene encoding DEAD-box ATP-dependent RNA helicase 17 isoform X2, translating into MEPLVYGIAQQLVHRFHWIVPGYIMGGENRAKEKARLRKGISILIATPGRLLDHLQHTASFVYSNLQWIVFDEADSILELGFGKAVEDILEHLGSRNGAPGQIKSKGEHIRRQNLLLSATLNEKVNRLAKISLRNPVMIGLDDQNKPSGKSNNVGNNHTSLLSDDEEDEMMGKQNDLVEHAVDDFKLPAQLVQRYVKVSCGSRLVVLLTILKSLFERQVSQKVVVFFSTCDSVDFHHTVLSQLKWSSDPHLDIDKKQNFLSCKVFRLHGNMEQDDRKKSFLGFGSEKSAILVSTDIAARGLDFPKVKYIIQYDSPGEASEYVHRVGRTARIGEKGEALLFLQPIELDYLKDLELHGVSLTEYPFQRVLDSFPVNGQKPHKRKLISLDMHPWIMSLQRSLEAFVAAEDATKKLARDAFCSWVRAYTAHRGELKKIFMVKKLHLGHVARSFGLKEQPSLVGRSHQMQLKKRKKEQKRERPAKRRKLPSKK; encoded by the exons ATGGAACCTTTG GTTTACGGGATTGCACAGCAGCTGGTTCATCGTTTTCACTGGATTGTCCCTGGGTATATCATGGGTGGGGAGAACAGAGCAAAAGAGAAAGCAAGACTGCGGAAAG GAATATCAATTCTCATTGCTACCCCTGGGCGCCTTCTTGACCATTTACAGCATACTGCTTCATTTGTCTATTCAAATCTGCAGTGGATAGTTTTTGATGAAGCTGACAG CATTCTTGAACTTGGTTTTGGAAAAGCAGTTGAGGATATTCTAGAGCACTTGGGTTCAAGGAATGGCGCCCCTGGCCAAATTAAAAGCAAAGGGGAGCATATCCGAAGGCAAAACCTTCTCTTATCCGCAACTCTTAATGAGAAGGTGAATCGGTTGGCAAAAATTAGTTTGAGAAACCCAGTGATGATCGGCCTTGATGATCAAAACAAGCCTTCGGGGAAATCAAACAATGTAGGGAACAATCATACTTCTCTATTATCTGATGATGAGGAGGATGAAATGATGGGAAAGCAGAATGATTTAGTGGAACATGCGGTTGATGATTTCAAGCTTCCTGCACAATTGGTTCAAAGATATGTTAAAG TTTCATGTGGTTCGAGGCTTGTGGTTCTTCTTACGATTCTCAAATCTCTATTTGAAAGACAAGTCTCTCAGAAG GTTGTTGTTTTCTTCTCAACCTGTGACTCTGTAGATTTCCACCATACAGTACTCAGCCAGCTCAAGTGGAGCTCTGACCCACATCTTGATATTGATAAGAAGCAAAATTTTCTTAGCTGTAAAGTGTTCCGTTTGCATGGCAACATGGAGCAAGATGATCGCAAGAAGTCatttttgggttttggttcTGAGAAATCAGCAATTCTTGTATCTACCGATATTGCTGCTAGGGGCTTGGACTTTCCAAAAGTCAAGTACATCATACAATACGATTCTCCAGGAGAAGCTTCTGAATACGTTCACAG GGTTGGAAGAACTGCAAGAATTGGTGAAAAGGGTGAGGCTCTCCTCTTTCTGCAACCTATTGAACTTGACTACTTGAAAGATCTGGAGCTACACGGTGTATCACTGACAGAATACCCCTTTCAAAGGGTTTTGGATAGTTTCCCTGTAAATGGGCAGAAACCCCACAAAAGGAAGCTAATATCCTTAGACATGCATCCTTGGATAATGTCTCTGCAGAGATCACTTGAGGCTTTTGTTGCAGCTGAG GATGCAACAAAGAAGCTTGCCAGGGATGCCTTCTGCTCCTGGGTTCGTGCCTACACTGCCCACCGAGGTGAACTGAAGAAAATTTTCATGGTGAAGAAGCTCCACCTGGGCCATGTAGCGAGGAGCTTCGGGCTGAAGGAGCAGCCGTCGCTGGTTGGAAGGTCACATCAGATGCAGCTTAAGAAGAGGAAGAAAGAGCAGAAGCGTGAGCGGCCTGCCAAGAGGAGGAAGCTTCCCTCTAAGAAGTGA
- the LOC110430143 gene encoding NAC domain-containing protein 82-like, with amino-acid sequence MAQTSLPPGFRFHPTDVELVSYYLKRKIMGKKLIVDAISEVDLYKFPPWDLPDKSSLRSKDLEWFFFCPRDKKYPNGSRTNRATPNGYWKTSGKDRNIMLNSRTVGMKKTLIFHEGKAPKGDRTDWVMYEYKMEDEDLVSSGFSKDAYVLCKIFKKSGLGPRIGEQYGAPFNEAEWDNPEAESSMFPLMASSEVVNPIEGPRAQPAAPAGALQEPPLHNSSATCAGEESSFDYATANTCADDITFGYTVASSAIQDIPAQMSGDGVVSVNNISNEANDMYSPHDCDGFLLEELSRFLNDSPGECSGLPPMSEAEAHAFEVSSFGLYNELSGLVGLGGVDNNSNVETTDYQLPPDRELSADDYMELTDLLAPDPSFPTEFPAEDSQYMQYPLAHFNGHYDVPTMSGPLEPTMPSIFDAFPPSNNGVLATDVVANYMDPTMQFPFS; translated from the exons ATGGCGCAAACTAGCTTGCCTCCTGGTTTTCGTTTCCACCCAACTGATGTTGAGCTCGTTTCCTACTACTTGAAGAGGAAGATTATGGGAAAGAAACTTATTGTAGACGCTATATCAGAGGTTGATCTCTACAAGTTTCCTCCCTGGGATCTCCCTG ATAAGTCCTCCCTTCGAAGCAAAGATCTTGAATGGTTCTTCTTTTGTCCTCGTGACAAGAAGTATCCTAATGGGTCTAGGACAAACCGTGCCACACCAAATGGTTACTGGAAGACTAGTGGAAAGGATAGAAACATTATGCTTAACTCTCGCACTGTTGGAATGAAGAAAACATTGATATTTCATGAAGGCAAGGCCCCTAAGGGTGACAGAACTGATTGGGTGATGTATGAATACAAAATGGAAGATGAGGATTTGGTTTCTTCTGGTTTCTCAAAG GATGCTTATGTACTCTGCAAAATTTTCAAGAAAAGTGGCCTGGGTCCAAGGATAGGGGAGCAATATGGGGCTCCGTTTAATGAAGCCGAATGGGATAATCCTGAAGCTGAATCTTCTATGTTTCCTTTGATGGCCTCTTCAGAAGTAGTGAACCCAATAGAGGGACCACGCGCCCAGCCTGCTGCCCCTGCTGGTGCTCTTCAGGAACCACCTCTACATAATTCATCTGCTACTTGTGCTGGAGAGGAATCATCATTTGATTATGCCACTGCAAATACTTGTGCTGATGACATAACTTTTGGCTATACTGTTGCTAGCTCTGCTATCCAAGATATACCTGCTCAGATGTCAGGAGATGGTGTGGTTTCTGTGAACAACATATCTAATGAGGCCAATGATATGTACAGTCCTCATGACTGTGATGGTTTTCTATTGGAGGAGCTGTCTAGATTTCTGAATGATTCTCCTGGAGAG TGCTCTGGTCTTCCTCCGATGTCTGAAGCTGAGGCTCATGCTTTTGAAGTCAGCTCTTTTGGCCTCTACAATGAATTATCAGGGCTTGTTGGGTTAGGAGGCGTGGATAACAACAGCAATGTGGAAACTACAGATTACCAGCTGCCACCTGACAGAGAACTGTCTGCTGATGATTACATGGAACTAACTGATCTCCTTGCTCCTGATCCAAGCTTCCCCACTGAATTTCCTGCTGAGGACAGTCAATATATGCAGTATCCTCTTGCTCATTTCAATGGACATTATGATGTCCCTACAATGTCAGGTCCTTTGGAACCAACAATGCCTAGCATTTTCGATGCTTTTCCTCCTTCCAATAATGGAGTCCTCGCCACAGATGTGGTAGCCAACTACATGGACCCAACCATGCAGTTCCCTTTCTCATGA